One segment of Rhodopirellula baltica SH 1 DNA contains the following:
- a CDS encoding efflux RND transporter periplasmic adaptor subunit yields MNPPHQNQAFFGKLALGSCISGMLLLVVAGCSQGQSGPPAMPNPTVTVAQPVVKQIVEWDAFTGRLEAVDLVEVRARVGGYLQSVHFDEGQIVEKNDLLFIIDPRPFEAELAAAQARLQQSESQFKQAKAMTEVARANLLQSEAQLNLADVRYKRTQNLVERNASSQDELDDREAEFLKAKADIEGVRASLNSSEAAIATAQAEIELAKAGVETAELNLQYTRIRAPITGRISRKYVTEGNLIAGGSVTSSLLTTIASVQPIYCVFDATEQDVLKYSRLAKSGERESSRVAKNPVFLGLVDEDGFPHQGHMDFVDNRFDINTASLRARSVFANEDELLLPGMFARIRIPGSASHKAVLIPDSAIGTDQSTQYVYIVVDGVIQRRPITSGPIIDGLRVIRKGLDGTELLVTEGLMQARPDAEVNTIDGKIEVVEDGLPDEYQPVPKEKWISPPPTAVPVADRMTEVKR; encoded by the coding sequence ATGAATCCTCCTCATCAAAACCAAGCCTTCTTTGGGAAGCTCGCACTCGGGTCCTGCATCAGCGGGATGCTGTTGCTCGTCGTCGCTGGATGCAGCCAGGGCCAAAGCGGACCGCCGGCGATGCCCAACCCCACCGTGACCGTCGCGCAACCGGTTGTGAAGCAAATTGTCGAATGGGATGCCTTCACCGGACGATTGGAGGCGGTCGACTTGGTGGAAGTGCGAGCTCGTGTGGGTGGCTATCTGCAGTCGGTCCATTTCGATGAAGGCCAAATTGTCGAAAAGAACGATTTGTTATTCATCATCGACCCGCGTCCGTTCGAAGCCGAGTTGGCAGCGGCGCAGGCAAGACTGCAGCAATCCGAATCGCAATTCAAACAAGCCAAGGCGATGACGGAGGTTGCTCGCGCAAACCTGTTGCAATCGGAAGCTCAATTGAACCTCGCCGATGTTCGTTACAAGCGAACGCAGAACTTGGTCGAGCGCAACGCTTCGTCCCAAGACGAACTGGATGACCGTGAGGCGGAGTTCTTGAAAGCAAAGGCCGACATCGAAGGTGTTCGTGCGAGCCTGAATTCATCCGAAGCCGCAATCGCAACCGCGCAAGCTGAAATTGAACTCGCAAAGGCGGGCGTCGAGACCGCTGAGCTTAATTTGCAATACACTCGCATCCGTGCGCCCATCACTGGTCGCATCAGTCGCAAGTACGTCACCGAAGGCAACCTGATTGCCGGCGGCAGCGTGACCTCTTCTTTGTTGACCACGATCGCATCGGTGCAGCCGATTTACTGTGTGTTTGACGCGACCGAACAAGACGTACTGAAATATTCCCGTTTGGCCAAATCCGGTGAACGCGAAAGTTCGCGAGTTGCAAAGAACCCGGTGTTCCTTGGATTGGTCGATGAAGACGGTTTCCCTCACCAGGGACACATGGATTTCGTCGACAACCGCTTTGACATCAATACGGCCAGCCTGCGTGCCCGAAGTGTCTTTGCCAACGAAGACGAACTGTTGCTTCCCGGCATGTTCGCTCGCATTCGAATTCCAGGCAGTGCATCACACAAAGCGGTTTTGATTCCTGACTCGGCGATCGGCACCGACCAATCGACCCAGTACGTCTACATCGTCGTCGATGGTGTGATCCAGCGTCGTCCCATCACCAGTGGTCCGATCATCGACGGCCTGCGAGTCATTCGCAAAGGGCTCGACGGAACCGAATTGTTGGTGACGGAAGGTCTGATGCAGGCTCGTCCCGATGCCGAGGTGAATACGATTGACGGAAAGATTGAAGTCGTCGAAGACGGATTGCCGGACGAGTATCAACCGGTTCCGAAAGAGAAATGGATCTCACCCCCACCGACCGCCGTTCCAGTTGCGGATCGCATGACGGAGGTGAAACGATGA
- a CDS encoding MarR family winged helix-turn-helix transcriptional regulator: MNLQQELNRPQPFRCLDQEVLLNFLRIGDQLDNRFSRLFREHGLTLSRFNILRSLALAERPLTCGEIGEQMIQVVPAVTSLVDHLCSQELVERNRCTEDRRVVHVAITAKGKQLVEDTMQPLRELEDRMLKQLNEADKQSLLQLLNRTRESISRCDD, encoded by the coding sequence ATGAATCTGCAACAGGAACTGAACCGCCCCCAACCATTTCGATGCTTGGACCAAGAAGTGTTGCTGAACTTCCTTCGCATTGGCGACCAACTCGACAACCGCTTCTCGCGTCTTTTTCGCGAACACGGTTTGACGCTGTCTCGATTCAACATTCTGCGCAGCTTGGCTCTCGCTGAGCGGCCGCTTACTTGCGGCGAGATTGGAGAGCAAATGATTCAGGTCGTCCCCGCGGTCACGTCGCTGGTTGACCATCTTTGCTCGCAAGAACTGGTTGAGCGCAATCGGTGCACCGAGGACCGTCGAGTCGTGCATGTGGCAATCACCGCAAAGGGCAAACAACTCGTCGAAGACACCATGCAACCACTTCGAGAGCTGGAAGACCGGATGCTGAAACAGCTCAACGAGGCGGACAAGCAGAGTCTTTTGCAATTGCTCAATCGAACTCGTGAATCGATTTCTCGCTGCGACGACTGA
- a CDS encoding RrF2 family transcriptional regulator, which produces MRLTTQTDYALRTLMYLATRESRANVAGVASLFNISVNHVAKVVNVLAREGYVRSIRGVGGGIELAVRPEDVTVGQIIATVESDMHLLPCVAGDHGCVIHSFCKLTGVLANAERIQMDYLNSVTLAEVIPTRKQLDRTEAS; this is translated from the coding sequence ATGAGACTGACAACCCAAACCGACTATGCACTGCGAACGTTGATGTATTTGGCCACGAGAGAATCTCGGGCCAACGTCGCTGGGGTTGCCTCTCTGTTCAATATTTCCGTCAATCATGTCGCCAAAGTCGTCAACGTTCTCGCGCGTGAAGGATACGTGCGAAGCATCCGCGGGGTTGGCGGCGGGATTGAATTGGCGGTTCGCCCCGAAGACGTCACCGTTGGACAAATCATCGCCACGGTGGAAAGTGACATGCATCTGTTGCCGTGTGTCGCGGGCGATCACGGATGTGTGATCCACTCTTTCTGCAAACTCACCGGCGTGCTCGCCAATGCCGAACGCATCCAGATGGATTATCTGAACAGCGTCACTCTCGCGGAAGTGATTCCCACGCGGAAGCAACTCGATCGCACCGAAGCCAGCTGA